The Larimichthys crocea isolate SSNF chromosome X, L_crocea_2.0, whole genome shotgun sequence genome segment acacAACTTCAAACCaaccgggagcgtttcagactTGGTTTACCTGCTCAGATCAGCTtctaaaaatgcatttacatgtgtaaatatgctacgtagttcattagtttctcttttgtctgttttttacgACAGGCAGTTTGCgcgtggtgttttattttgaaaatccagcatattctctgtgctgtttttgtgtccGGGAAGCTTCTGAAGTAGACCGTGGCAAAAGCTGCATTTactctaacgtccacttgaggctggctccagaagtgagtcagtctccataagtccccatgtccaaatgtccaacttcacagcagaaataaacatgtttacagcctggtacaaaaaacagttttggtctctgtagctaatttccccgttcatgacaactgtactgagggtgaatttatatacaactcacctgttcacattatattaaggcttaaacacacacattttcagattcctttattatatatattcacaaATCTCTTGAGATAAATTTTCACATCTCTTTGCAGAACTTGCAAATTATCCTTCTACAATAATCCCCCCAcacaaatattttcacagcaaagcATACTGTACTTCACTTTGCCATTCATCCATGTGCACACACTCCCTGAACATTTGTGGCTTTCCCCGCTGAGGGTTCGGGTTAGTGAGATTATTTCTGCTTCAGTGAGCCATCTGTGGAGTTTTAGACTCCAAACCAAATCCGATTGGTGCTGGTGGAAATGTAACAATGTCACATGATGGTTCTGTCAATAAGTCTTTGTAAGACAGTCGATGTAATTAAGAAAAGTATCGTTATGTTGGATCTTTCAGCCCCAGCCTTGTAAAATTAGTTCTGAGAAAACCCTCCAAAAAACAAAGTAGTCATTGCTTATGAAATGATGACACCAGGACGCCAATGCAGTTACATGTTTTATAAACATTTGGTTGGAGGATTGAAAATGACTCTCTCAGCATGTACTAGATTCAACTGGCACAAAATCTGGTGCAAACATTcgtgttttatatatttaagtttcattcattctcagTGTTGGGTAcagttactttggaaagtagtttATTAGGTTACAATGTTActatcaattaaaagtaatccgTTACATTACAGTGTCAtctatgaataaaagtaacgcGTTAGAGTACTCATGCGTTATCATATTCAgaccatctctctctatatatatatatatattcagacttttattctatatattttaacttttattctatatatttaagtttcattcattccatatattcagacttttattctatatattttaaccttttattctatatattcagacttttattctatatatttagacttttattctatatattttaacctttattctatatattcagacttttattctatatattttaaccttttattctatatattcagacttttattctatatattcagacttttattctatatatttagacttttattctatatattttaacctttattctatatattcagacttttattctatatatttagacttttattctatatattttaacctttattctatatattcagacttttattctatatattttaaccttttattctatatattcagacttttattctatatattcagacttttattctatatattttaacctttattctatatattcagacttttattctatatattttaaccttttattctatatattcagacttttattctatatattcagacttttattctatatattttaacctttattctatatattcagacttttattctatatattttaaccttttattctatatattcagacttttattctatatattcagacttttattctatatattttaacctttattctatatattcagacttttattctatatattttaaccttttattctatatattcagacttttattctatatattcagacttttattctatatattttaacttttattctatattttattcatgtacaTGCAGTTTGTGCAGAGCATGCacatgatatataaatatagtgcatGTATAAATATGCTGCAGGATGTATACAGATGAATATACTAACAGGATCAAACCTCATCAAACCGTCTTCCTTCAGCTCAGTGTCGCTCTGCGTGTGTTCGTCCTCTGGCGGTCCACGCCTCCCTGCAAGCGTCCCGCCTCCGTCCTTTGCTTCATCGTAGCTTCGCCGACCACAtccatccacaaacacacacacacactctctgacacacacacacatacactgtgatctcctctgctctgcagctcGCTCCGTCTGTCGCGATGGACTCTGAGAACGACGTCCTGATGAAAGAGAGCATCAAGATGATGACCGACATGATCGTCCTATGCGTCACGCTGGCGCTGTCCCTCTTCTTCTGGGTCGTGTCGTTGACCATCAGCACGTATTACGGTGAGTTTAAAGCTTTTTCTGCAGACGACGATCTCTGAGATCATCGTGAAAACTGCTCTGAACTCCGCtctgtgtttttggtttgtaaCTTAAACGCTCCTCATTCATCGTCGGTCGACTTCCAGCCGCGGTCTAATCGGCGTGTTTCCTGTGTGAGACTCATAAATCCTTCAGACAGCCTGATTATGAcggtggtctgtgtgtgtttgtctgtttacaggCACGCTGCAGCCTGTGTCTCCATGGCGATGGCTGTTCTCCATCCTGGTCCCCCTCGTGGTGACGGTGAGAGCGCTGAAGAGACGGAGTCTGGACCGGACAGGAGCTCTGGGAGGTGAGTCCACGACCTGATTTATGCGTTTTATgtctctttcagctctttgttttggtttcctacacctcttctcattggctccacacacacaccttacaccCATATTTGGGCGTCTCAAATGCAGAGAAAAGGATGTTTTCGGACACTGGTGTGTTTTATTGAAGAGTCGTGATGGTTGCTATGGTTTCCCAGCTGGTTGTCATGGTAAAACGTGTCGAACAGTTTGTAGTAGTTTGTAGCCGAGAGTGTGTGTCGTTCCTtttatgagtttgtttttgtcgaGTAAAGTCAAACATGCCTACAAGATATCCAAACATTATGAGTGTCGAGACATTCAGAGAAATCTTTGTGACGGACCATCGTGCCAAAAACAGTGAGTCCTTCAGATCAAACTCATGATCTTTAAAAAGTTTTCATGGACGTGGAATTGATTTATTTGAGCCACAAagacggggggaaaaaaaatcccatttcCAACgtcatcaaataaaaaaagatgaaaggactCGATTGTGAGGTGTCGATTATCAAAAATCTCTCCAGTGAATTCATGAAATTGAATCAAAGACACGCTGAACTGTTCGACAGAGATCACCTCTGCGCTTCACgaatcagatgatcagcggttcCTCTGTGAGGTCACGTGATGTGTTCCGTGTCTCCTCAGCTCTCCTGGTCGGCTTCGTGTTGACGATGGCTAACTACAGCTTCTTCTCGTCCCTGCTCGCCTTCTTCATCACCTCGTCGAGGCTGACGCGTTGGGGCggagagcagaagaagaaaatagatcCCGAGTACAAAGAAGGTGAGCGGCCGTGACGCGgcgtttatttttctgtctgagttttttaaatgtttaacgtgtgtgtttgtgtcaggcGGTCAGAGGAACTGGATCCAGGTCTTCTGTAACGGAGGAGTTCCCACGGAGCTCGCTCTGCTTTACATGATCGAGGTAATTACCCATGATGCATCgttaaataaatcacatggTCGTGTTCGTGGAGGGAAGTTTACATCTCCGAATTTTTCAGGTGGGTCCGGGTGAGATCCCTGTCGACTTCAGTAAACAGTACTCCGCCTCGTGGATGTGCCTCTCTCTTCTGGGTGCGCTCGCTTGCAGCACCGGGGACACCTGGTCGTCCGAGGTGGGGCCAgtcctcagccaatcacagccgaGGCTCATCACCACCTGGAAGGAAGTCCCAGCAGGTGAGGTGCCACCGCCACCGCCTCCTCCTGGACAACTCCACTCCGCCCTACATATCTCTGTTACAGATGTACGGCTATTCAACTGAAGTTTTTTTAACGTGGGGACTGACTCATAGGTCTAATAAGTGATCCACCTTAAAATACTTAAAGGTCAGGAGAAtcagtccaccttaaatgaATCCAGTCTGAGTGTGGCTTAAAGTTTGTTTCAGGATCTTCTGATTATCTTTGCAGACAGCTACAACACAAACTAACTTAAATATAAGATTAGAGATTAAACACAGCTTCATGTTGTAAAAAATAATCCATCGACTGGTCGTCAGTTTAACTGCAGATTTATTTACTGAAGACTCACGACAGGTTTTAAGTTTTCAGTATTTGAGCCTTTGTTGAAAAAAATTGGGATTTGTAGAATTTTCACGAAATTCTTAACTTCCCAAAAACTAAAGTTACATTCTGGtaatttaaaatttaataaTTTCGAGGGGGAATAatcaagaaaacatgaaaacgtTTCAATTAACTTGTAATAATCGAGTCAAAGGTTACTGCAATTATTGAGCATTAAAATTAATGCCGcaattttccttttaaattgaattttgatatgtttaaatacatttttatatacattttttgaAAGTTagaattttgaacatttttggaGAAAGTTGTAATTTCCTCAAAActaaagttacatttttgtaaactttCCCCACAAAAGT includes the following:
- the tmem19 gene encoding transmembrane protein 19, which produces MDSENDVLMKESIKMMTDMIVLCVTLALSLFFWVVSLTISTYYGTLQPVSPWRWLFSILVPLVVTVRALKRRSLDRTGALGALLVGFVLTMANYSFFSSLLAFFITSSRLTRWGGEQKKKIDPEYKEGGQRNWIQVFCNGGVPTELALLYMIEVGPGEIPVDFSKQYSASWMCLSLLGALACSTGDTWSSEVGPVLSQSQPRLITTWKEVPAGTNGGVTPVGLVASFLGGLAVGVAYFLTQLLLVSDLHLADPQWPIMVYAGVAGLLGSMLDSFIGAHMQYSGFDSSVGKVVSYESATTTRICGKPILDNNAVNLFSSVLIALILPGLAWGMWPR